A genomic segment from Aegilops tauschii subsp. strangulata cultivar AL8/78 chromosome 1, Aet v6.0, whole genome shotgun sequence encodes:
- the LOC109741175 gene encoding dihydroneopterin aldolase 2: MAGDGDEEPPATGGDKLILRGLQFHGFHGVKQEEKKLGQKFVVDVDAWMDLAAAGDSDDIAHTVSYTDIYRIAKGVVEGPSRNLLESVAQSIAGSTLLEFPQISAVRVKVGKPHVAVQGIVDYLGVEILRRRGA, translated from the exons ATGGCGGGGGACGGCGACGAGGAGCcgccggcgacgggcggcgacaAGCTGATCCTGCGGGGCCTGCAGTTCCACGGGTTCCACGGCGTGAAGCAGGAGGAGAAGAAGCTGGGCCAGAAGTTCGTGGTCGACGTGGACGCCTGGAtggacctcgccgccgccggggaCTCGGACGACATCGCCCACACCGTCAGCTACACCGACATCTACAG GATAGCCAAGGGCGTGGTGGAAGGCCCGTCGCGCAACCTCTTGGAGTCGGTGGCTCAGTCGATCGCCGGCTCCACGCTGCTCGAGTTCCCCCAGATCTCCGCCGTCCGGGTGAAGGTCGGGAAGCCCCACGTCGCGGTGCAGGGCATCGTCGACTACCTGGGTGTGGAGATACTGAGGCGCAGAGGGGCATGA